AGAGCATTTGATTGGTGGGAAAGTAATAGAAAACATGAAGAGTAGGCAAGAAGAGTTGGATCAGGGGCATACTTTGTTGAATAAGCTTGAAAATGCCTGCTTATTAGAAGGTGGGTCTaaagattttgaaatcaaagatattttagaaaaaaggCGTTTTGTGAAGATGCATGATCTAATAAGAGACATGGCCCTCCAGATTGCAGGTGCTAAGTTCTTGGTATTAGAAGATGTTCCAAATGAAGAAGAATGGGGAAATGATGTTGAAAAGGTTTCTTTGATGTGCAAACGtggttcaaaattttcttatgtgTCACCAAAATGTCCTAAGCTTTCGACCTTGCTTCTACGAGGATATGCAAACATCATCCCGGATTCATTTTTTGTGCACTTGAAGCATCTTACTTCATTAAGACTTATTGATAGTTTTCTTATTAGGCGTGTTCCTTCATTAGCAAAGCTTACAGAATTAAGGAGTTTGGATCTTTCGGCAGAATCACTGGAAGAAATACCTCATGGTTTGGAAATGTTGGTCAATTTGAGATACCTTAATGTTTATAGTATTAAAACGAATCAAGAGAAGATGCCACCAGGGATTTTACCCAAACTCTGTCAACTCCAAGTCCTCAAATTGCCTTTTTGGGGTTTAGAAGTTAATGGAGAGGAGGTGGTAAGGTTGAAGAAATTAGAGTGGTTTGAAGGTGAATTTGATGGCGTTAAAGGCTTCAATACATATGTTGAATCCTTAGAGGAGGGAGGACCTGGCCATTACATATATGCCgtgaataaaaaaaagccaGCTAGCCAGCTGGGTGTTGCCGAGTTGGGCGAAAGTGTAATTTTAAGTGACTGCAATATATGTCTACTCCCAAAAGACGTTCTTGCCCTAATAATTAGCGAAGGTCAAAAATGCGGTTTGTCTTCGGACTACTGGAAAAAGAGTGTTTGGTTTAAGGGGTGTGAAGAAATAGAATACATTCATTCTTCTTTTGACATCTTTTCTCTTCAAAGCCTTGAGATTCTAGATCTCTACGAATTGAATAATTTAAAGGGACTGTTTAGAGAAGAGAAAGTCGCACCAGCACCGGTCGTCTCCCTCGGCACCTTTTCCCGCctcaaacaattttcaatagAATTTTGTCCGAATATAAAGAAGCTCTTCCCGCCTGGGTTGCTGCTGGACAACCTGGAACAGATTAGGGTCTGTGACTGTAAACAATTAGAGGAAATCCTAGGTGGGGCTGAAGCATCTGATGatgaagttgaagaagaagcaaaagaaattgTGGAAATATTCCCCCAATTGAGGAATTTGACATTAGAGTATTTACCGAAGCTGAAGACCATATGCAGTAGAAGTAATGTAATACTTTGTGATTCTCTCGATTCTATTGACATATTTGAGTGTCCGAAGCTTAAGAGATTACCTCTTTCTCTGCACCTTATTGATGGAGAACTATCTTCTCCGCCTTCTTCATTACAAAtctatataaagaaagaaaggtgGGAATTGCTGGAATGGGACAATCATGATATGAAGATGGTCCTTGAACCTTTCATTGAATGGGTATGAATCTCTCTATTCACTTTAcatctttgttttatttgaaacGATTCAATTTGTTGGTTATCCATTTCTCCACCTCCTCGCTTTCTTTCTaatctctttttcctttttcttttggtacCCTTTACACCACCCCGCAGTACCCAAGAATCGTATGACTCTTCCTCTGTAAGTCAAACCCCGAACATACATGCCTATATCCATTTTAATTATTCTTCCTATTAATTTGTTTTCATTGGTTTGCTTTTCTTTGTTGGtttgatatatttaaaaataataattttgttgttggtttGATATAGGATACGTCATCAAGCCAAAGCCAACTCAAGAAATAATTGTGTGGCATGGTCCGCGTGGACCCGCAACTAGATCTTGGCTCTCAAATGTGTTTCTGTGTAATTCTTAGCTCTTTTGGTTCTGATTTGCTTTTAAATGAACTTTGTTGTGTTATGATTTATGAACATGTGTTCTTCTCTTTGGCTGAGTGGGATGATCTTCTGTAATAAATTGATACtccatgttaatttgtttagtaattGTGAAAGGATTCAAACATTCTCTGTTTCTGCTTTAGAGATAATGTGAACTAGATAAACTGTGAGTGTGCAAATGTTTCCAATTGCATAAGAGCGCACACATCCTTTTTTCTGAACTTGTAACCCAGTTAACAGCTGCATTGGCTGTTCTTTTTATTAGACACCACAACTTGCTGTATTACTTAAAATCTTTGATGGTTATCACTATTTTTTCTCTAGGTGCaacttaatttattaaatttcagGTCACTCTCGACTAAAAAGCTTTAAATCatttgttaaatgttatctttacaatagattttaggctaaaattgtttttgaactAAAGTAAATTTTCTTTGATACAGTGGACTTGAAAAGACACCAATGAGCTTGTAATTTGGACTAATTCGGTTGCTACATATGCCTCTCACTTTACAGTTCTTCTACAACACAACAGATTAAATGATCATCAGTGAGATGTCAAAATCTGAGGTTGACAAATAGTGATCTCAATGGTTTTAAAACCACGTGTAGCTCCTGAATGATTGATGTGCTCATAGTTCAAAGGTAATtaggtgagtttggttcagctttttgaaaaagtgcataatgaaaaagtggagttttgtaaaagtgcataatgaaaaagtggagtttcaaaaaactgagtgtttggtaaaaactgttaaaaagtgcataatgaaaaaactgagtgtttggctagcacttataaaagtagctttttgaggggtaaatgaccaaaaaggacaatgtatatataagggaatttatttcatacctttttttttttatgtgattttgtttcatacttaaatcaattacttcatcatacttaaatcaatttttctctttctaaaaaaattatttttttcttaccaatattagctaataataacctaccacttaatatttattgtgaaagtattgtaaaaatattgtgataaaaattgatactgattttaatttgaacgtactattaaaattatttttttctctttctaaaaaaattattttttctcacaagtGTTAGTTAATAATAACCTACtacttaatatttattgtgaaaatattgtgataacatttccttctttttcattttttttctcctccactcACTTACcgcattttcttcttttttttcttttttttttccctctttttttctagTCCACACACGTACCcactcttttcctttatttccttctttcctttcttttaccATATCACTTCTCCAAGTTCCAGAACGTCCCAGAGAgctctccttcttcctcttttttttttttttttttttcttcttagctCTTCGTCTGCAtgattcttcctcttttttttttttttttttttcttcttagctCTTCGTCTGCAtgattcttcctcttttttttttttcttagctcTTTGTCTGCATGATTCTCATCAAACGAAGATAGAGGGAAAATCTAAAAGGGAGGAATGGGTCAGATCGGTGCTTGATCTCTGCCTTCACCGCTGCCTGTCTTCCTCTCCACCGTTGCTTGATCTCTTCCTCACTGCCAACGACATGCGGCGGAAATGGGTCAgctcggtttttttttttttttggttatgattTCATTATTGGGTTCctttgtaaaattgtgtaaaattggtttgattttgtgtttggattatcaaatgttgaaatgggttgtggtGGTAGACCGGTGATTGTTGGGTGGTGCTCTGTTTGTATTTGGTTGATACTTTCTTGACCGGTGTTGGTCTGTAACAGAGGAGCGGAGAAGAGAAAAGGGCTAAGTTTATTGGTGATGGGTATTTCGGTATTTTCCATATTGCAACGGTAATAATACAAAACGCGCAGAgcgcgttttcatttatggactCCTGAGGGTCCATAAGCCATTCCGCGTTTTTCCTCAGTTTTTTCTAAAagttcaaaacgcaacttttttataaaagttgcgttttgaactTACCAAACGCAGAACTGGACTCAGCTTTTTTGAAAACGCccgttttgggctgaaaaagtgGAACCAAACGGGCACTTAGTCCTTTCAACTTTTGTTTCTCGTTTAGACTAGCAGCCTTTGTTGCTAGAACTTGATCCAGTGCTCCTTTAAGCTTTAACAAGTTTTTAAACAAATTGAGGTGAATCATAATTAGAAGCAGATACGAATATGTAACACATCATGTGATTGTGTAGGAGTCTACAGTAAGAGAAACAGAAGGATAGATACTAATGCTTATATAAGACTTTCGTTGCAGTAATTATAAGGCTGTTTGGTTTAggcaaaactcaaaactcatttCTCATCACTCAAACCTCTAACCCATATTTCatatctctatctctatttttctcttagCTGCCCTGATCTTGCCTTTTCTGTTTTTGCCAACAAAACTTGCTCCTTTCCATTTACCACTTCGTCCCTAAAAGCCGTCCACAAGTATAATGAGCTACCAACCAAGACATGCATCTTTGTTTAGAGGCAAAtacatttctctctcttgcaTCTGCTGTCCCACCATGCTTGCTCTCAGAAACCAAAGAGTTTTATAAATTAGCATATTGACTGCAGTATTAGCTTCACCTTCCCTAGTAGCTTTGCTTCTTTATTTCCAGATGGACCTTAAAGTAGCTAGAAAAACCACAAAAAGTCATCTATATGTGCCTTGGTTAAGCAATTCCTTCTCAggccaacaacaacaaatccaGACTTTTATGGATCTTGGGCCTCTTGGCTCCAAATTCTCCACTCGGATAATCAAGTCTGATCCAAACCAAACATCTCAAGTTAACTGGTAGTCAATACACAAATGACCCCCAGTGTTTCTTGCTCATTATAGTATTGAAGCCCGTTATAGACAAAACAAGCATTCTGAAATTGAACTAAGCCTATCATAGGTTTTATTCATGTGGATCCTAAGGGTATACAAACGCTTTTTTCTTTCAACTTGTCCTCATGTGAAGCTGAAATGATATAttgtttgagaacaatttccTTTGAATGTTAACTTATATATAGTCTTGATTTGATCATAGATATCAACGATATAGCCTATCATTGAGGGTGGATTAACATTGTTGGGTCATGATGGACAGAATGTGCTAGTTCAAATAACTAAGACAATGACAGACAAAGGGCTTGTCATTTTTGTAGTCCTCTCATAATGAGATTTTCTACACATTGGGCACTGACATTAGTAACCTTACCGTGTTCTTGCCAATtacttacaataataataagaaaaaatgtatgaaaaccTACAAGTTACCAcctttagtaattttttagaatatttttatgattttttttttttttttgatagaaaataTTCTTATGATTTGTTTCtcttaaatacaaaaaatggaGGACATTAGAGATATAAATGGGACAGGATCTTATCCCAAGTTGGATAAAAACCATCTCATAgcatctaaaattacaaaacgaATTGAATAATAACACAAGCAAAATTTCATAACATCAATTGTCATGACAAGAAAGCTGCAAGCAGGTAATCAAATAATACAACTATCTCATAAAAAACCGAAAATCATAACgcgtatatgtatatgtattctGAGAACCTAGAACAACACAATAAAAGAAGCATACAAAAGCTTCACTGGGTTCAGGACAATCTTGATATGATATATCTCATCGAGTAActatagtttctcaaaaaattacaaaacaaaataaatagaaacacaaacaaaattgcATAACATCTATTGTCATGATAAGAAAGCAAGTTTACCTTTAGGTTAGTGGACACATGTTCTCACATAAGCACTACCATTAAGAAGTATTgtagaaatatatttttcttttggatacATAAACTTCAACATTTCCCTTTAGCAGCCACTTGTATGATTCAAGTATTTTGCTTGGGTATTATCTTATTCATTACACTTTGGCTTCAACTTGCATCCTTACAGAATTTGTGAATGCAAGTTTTAGGTTTCTATTGAGGGAAATAAATCATTGCCCATGACTGTGTATTTAATTAGGGCTCTTGTTCTAATAGCCTCGTAATTAAAGTATACATTTCAATAAAGTTTTGTTCATTATTGGATCAAACTCTTGCATCAATTCATGACTgaattggcaacatcaaaattgttcaatttgaaacATTacaagaaattagaaatataaagGAACACGATCAATTACATTTTAGAAGTAAaaccaatataaaaaataaaataaaataaaaactaaattttattacattcttCTTGGTTTGTACTCTAAATCCttgtaaaagtttttgtaaatgaaCAATGAAACTACCTTAAGAGTCAAAATTAGAAAATACATTCAATGTTTCAATGATAATGAAAATTAGCCTATTGACAACAAGATATGGCTTCAATACATCATGGAATGCTTGTAACAAGttctactttgaaaaaattcagTTACAACCGAAGACCATCTTTGATAGAGCTACTATTTTCCTGGCAGAGTACCAACACTTCATATTCTTAGCAGTTTTTATGTCAAGCTTTTCTTTCTACAACACTGTTATGTAATGTGTCTTAGCTGCTACGCTCTTTCTTGAGTTGTGTTTCTCTGTTTCGTCTGATTGTCTTACAAATTCTTTCAACATATCAGTACAAGTTTTCTATCTTTTAACTcacaaaaacaatataaatcATGGAATGCTTCAAAACATTTTCTGGCAAGATATATTGAACTTTTGGGCAGCAAAGGCTAATATTTTATCCTGTTAACAAGAAAACAAGAGATATATAGTTATTAATCCATATAACCTTTGGCCACAATAAATGAGgaaaaaatgcataaaacaaACTCTTGTTCATAAGCTCAATTGTGCCTAAATCTAAATCCAATTTCTGCTTTATTGTATAAGTAAATACCATATTTGTATAACATAGAAATGCCCAATTAGAATTGAAGTTCATAATTCAGCCCCTTTCTATCTTAAGTTTCAGATGCCTtctccttactttttttttcaacatttacAAAAGTAGAAACACAAAACTTACAGTATTTCATTAGTTAGATTGATCTGTGTTTCAGATACATAATCAAAGCATATTCCAAAAATACATAAGCTGAGTTGATTATTCCTTGAGTATATACATTATTATTCATAAGTACCGATTAGAGAGACATAGGAAATTTACTGGAACCACCACTGGAATTGGTGGAGCGGAACATGGTGGCTGCTAGCTGTAGCCATGGAGATTGAACCATGGAGTCCTAGAGAAAGATCtgatggaagagagagagggagagagagttttttgaaatttgaggaAGCTGAAGGGTGTAGAGAAAAGAGTAAAGAAATGGGTGAAAGTGGTGTCACGTGGATCAATGACGTGGCTCTATGATGTGTCATATTTATATCTGTTAGATTAAAGTAATGGCTGAGATTGAAATTATTGCACCCCGTGCAATACCTAGAGTATTGCACGGGATCTCAATCCTTATTGGTAGAGTCTTAAAGCTACATATAGCTCACTAATGATTGATGTGCTCATAGTTCAAAGGTAATACATCCTATCAACCTTAACTCTCTTCTAAACTCGCAGCCTTCGTCACTATGACTAGATCCAATCTCCAAACAAGCTGTATTTCTTTGGTCATTACCAAGTTTTTAAATCCCATAGAGGTGAACCACAACTAGAAGCAGATGGGAAATTGGGAATATGTAACACCTCATGTGATTGGTTATGAGTGTCTTGTCACTCTTCTAAACCGTGGCACTACCGTGTAATTAATGTTGCTGCAGACCAAGATTACTTGGTATTTTTTAGTTTACTAAATAGTAATTGTCTCAACTTCAGACTTTCAgtcctttctcttttgttttaaaaaatgaatgataaACAAGTAATCTATTTACTGAAAAGAAAACAGAGCAGAGCAGAGTTCTAGAAGCAAAATATGGAAAGGTAAATGAAAAACAGagaattattttctatatgaGAAATTGTAAAATGCATTCCTCACTTGATTACTGAAATGACCTTTAGTATTTATACTTATACAGACAcacatcaaaaagaaaaggcgGGAAACCAAAACTGAAATGTAACAAACTCTAAAACGGAAAACCAGTCATCTTTAACagaattttaaacaaattaatgaCCTGATGACTTCTGAGTTTATGCTAAACAACACAGGTAATAAAAACTGTACGACTTATAGCTTAGTGATGAACTCTGAGGGTTATAACACAACTTGCAGCAcagcaaaaaataatttaaaatgaccTGTCATTTGCAGCTTTTGTCTTAACATTTTATAGTCAATACGaatgtatatactatatagtatATAGAGAAGAATAGTATGATTGgcaaatgttgtaaaaaaaaattctataatctatataaatTTGACTGTTTGTGGCTTCTTAGTTGATCTCATTAGTTAGTTTTTGAAATGTTACACTGCACCCTCAAAATTCAATCCTATACAAGATTCTTTCTTCAGAGGTTTAATCCCAAATcagaataaataaaatgtatcaCAGACTATGATTCCAGGACAGACTGccaaattatatgtaaaatccaatcaaactTAGTTAATAGAAACATAAGAACATCACAAAACCACACCAAAGAGCTTCAACATCAAGATAGAGAAAGGTATATTTACAGAAATTCTAAAGGAGAtacctataaaaaataaaaaaattctaaaggaGACATTTTCACTTGGGTAGGAATAAGAATTACTGCTTTGATAAGTGATAAATCTAAGAATAGGCACTTCctgcttttaaattttttggaaaaagaaaactgtTGTTATCACCTTACTGAATGCCAGAATAGGGCATTTGCAGAAGTCAAGCTCCTCACCAATAAAACCatcttattttttcaatataagCAGAAGACAACTTTGTAGGTAAGGTTTAAAGAGTCACTATACCATAGTATCCACCAAGCATAATGAGACTATATGTTGGAATCTTCCAAGGTACTTCCAGCTTTTAAATTTGTTGGAAGAGGATAACTACTTGTTATTGCCGATTCATGTACTGAATGACAGAATAGTGCATTTGCAGAAATTGAGCTCCTCAGGTAAGATTTAGAGAGTCACTGTACTATAGTATCCAACATTAATGAgaatatatgtttaaatttacTGTTCTCTATTTAAAAAAGGGTGGAGAGGTCACATTACTAAAAGAAGCTAGGTGCCCAAATAAGCCAAGTCATCGTAAAGTGAATGCCTACCATTACAGCCATTTAGGTGGAAATGGCCAATGTTATTTCCTATCACTAACATGTCAAAAACAACAAGAGTTTGCTGTATTCTTCAACCTCCAATTTCAATGTTGTCTAGGCACTAACTTAACCTGATGTCTCATGGTGATTTTTGAGTCGATGTAAATGCATTCATGCATCTATCCTTTAATCTTCTAAAAGCTCCATAAACCATGTAAATGACAGATAAATAAGAGCAAACAGCAATTAGATATTTAAACCCAGTTTAACAATACTACATCCAGGTTTGTGTGAGAGTGTATGTGGAATTCATATAAATGGaacataaatttcaaatttaatccTGGAATACATTTGGAAGaccccaaaatttcaaaaaattcaacctACTTAGTCCATCAATATACGTTAGAATTTCCTATCGACAGCTCAAATACTAAACAGGTAATGGCATTACCAAACTACAGTTACAAAAGCTGACCTTTAATGATATAATATAAACACCATACCAAACCAACATAACACATCTCATGTATGTCTATTCTAAGAACACAGAACAACACAACAAAAGAGGCATATAAAAACCTCATTgggataaaataaaaataaaaaataaaaaagcttgaTATGATAATATGATATATCTCATTGAGTAACTATAGTtcctcaaaaaattacaaaacaaaatgaataataacacaaacaaaatttcataacaTCAATTGTCATGACAAGAAAGCTGCAAGCAGGTAATCAAATAATACAACTACctcataaaaaaccaaaaaggcaATAAAGGTTCATCCCCTTCCAGCAATCCTCAATAAAGGAGAAATGATACCCTGTAGCTCTTGCAAAGAATGTTGTATCCGTATCTCCTCCTCAACAGACCGCTTAAGGTTTCTAATTTGACCCTTCAAGGCCTCAGAACCTCTGATATCTTCAACCCGCATTTCAAGAACCTTCTTCGTCAATCCCATCAACAAACCTGAGAATCTTGGCACTGTAGAATACTTTTGTAAGAACATCAACAGCAACCCAAGCTCCTCATTATCCAGATTCTCAACACACTTCAACAATTTCCTCCTTGCCACCAATTCCTCCATCACCGCCACCACATTCTCCGGATTCTTATTGCCCAACACTGACACCAGTGCCTCCTTGTGCCTAAACTTCTTCAACAACTTATCATGCTCTGCCAACTTTACCTTCTTTGGCCTCATAACCAAATAATCCCCCTCCTTAGGCTTATCACCCTGCCCTCTATGAAAATACCGAAAATATGAAGGCCTCATAACCCTTCTCTCCTCCTCCACACCTAAACTCCAAAAGCTTCTCAAACCAGTATCCACATTCTCCTCCTTCGTTTTTCTCTTCCCAACATACATTACCCCATTCGAACTCCCAATCACTCTCACCCCACAATCTGGTGAAAACCCAATTGACATAAGTGGTGCAGGGAACCTCATAGAATGTGTGACCTTCATCCTCCCATAATCAAACACCTTCATATACCCATCCAATCCCACGCTCAAAACCCTATGCTCCCTCCCTTCCTCAACATTCTCCTTCCCAACTCTCCCTACACAAACTGAAGTAACCGTCTTGGTATGACCCTCCATCGAATAAACCATCTTCCCACCTCCAATAAAATCCCAGATCTTAACCGAATTCCCACCTGCAGTAGCAACTAACCCCCCGGATGGCAAAAAAACCACACTTTCAACTGGTTTTCCATGGTTAACCTCCATAACTGTTTTCGAACCAGTCACTCTCACATCCCAAAGCTTAACCGTATGATCATAAGACCCAGTGACACACATTTCATGACTAACAGGTGAAAAATCACCACAACGCACGTAGTCCTTATGACCCAAAAGCTCTAAAAGTGGAGTCTCAGAAGCAACATCCCAGTACTTAACAACAGCATCATCGCCACCAGAGACCAAATGGAGCTTATCATGAAGTGGGTATTTAAGAAAACGTACCGGGCGTGTGTGGGACCTGAGTTTACGAAGTGGGGTCCGCGTTTTGACATCGAACACTTGGATTAGACCCGAGAGGTCAGACGCGGCGATCAAGAGGCCGTCACAGCGGAACGAGGCGGAGGAAACAACGTCGGAGAAGGAGGAGATGGTGGAGGAAGGAGAGAGGGTTTGGGGATTGAAGATTTTGAGTGAAGTGGAGTGAGTAGCGGCGAAGGGGTGAGGAGGCGAAGGAGAGAAAGTGAGGGAAGTGATGGAGGAGATGAGGTCTGGGATTTGGTGGTTTTTGAAGGAGGACCAGTACTTTGATTCTGGGGTTTGGtttggggttttgggtttgggtttgagcTTCGGTTTGATGGGTTTGAAGGTTGAATTTGGTTCCGCCATGGAAGGAGGTTGTGCAAAGTGAAAGCTCTAAATTTTGgaagtttagggttttagacAAGGAACACCGAATATGTGTTATGTTTATCGTGTTGGTTGTGGGGTTTTAGGCTGAGAATTGATACGTCACCGTTTGGCTCTGTATTTGCCGCGCATGCAGGAAGGGGTAAAAAGGTAAATGCATATATAAAACTCTCTTTTgaatttgtaataatatattaatatagtaTATAAAAGGACCCATTATCCTCAAAATATTGAAAccagaagataaaaaaaaactcacctcAAGGTCAAGGACTTACGTTGCTGAAGCAAGTGTAGAGTGTAGTGTTGTGATCAGGAatcatttttttcctctccaGAGAAAGTCATTTACAAAACCTCATTTATTAATTATCACCCAAAACAGAATCTTTTTCAAATtagaaaagtgaaaaagagaataaaactcatctatgagttaaaaaaatatgtaaccCTTACATTCGggtataatttaaacttatatatgtataattgtgattattttaattatactGTGCACATGTATAGAttatatactaatatatatatagaggtgtAGTTTTCTTAACATACTGCACCACACTGTTAATATCCAATTTAATTGCTATTTCTTTAAGGGAATTTTAATTGCTAAATGGTTGCACtaaattacaacaaatttttttatggaatataTGAATAACAACTTAATTGACCTTATTAACTTTTTCTGTGcttatttctcaaaaataaaataaaataagtaattgtagtaaattataatttgtctCTCTAGCCTATTTACATTATCCTTCCTTCcttttataaagttttttttttttttttttcatatgttttataaaaaatatatttaaaaaaaaaaaaaaaaagaagggtcCGATtaattttggaaacattttctcggaaattgaaaaagctgtcattactttttcaattttcgataaaattttttccaaaaaaatggaaattaagtaaaatccaagaaagaaataagatttcttcttcttcttcttttgagaGTAAATTGTGATAGATGAAAATATGAGATTAACAATAGACATAAGACGTTACAAAAAAGATGTATTTATCACATAAtcatttgaacccaaaaaaataaaatttaaaacttataacATTGATGTTAGATTGCATTTTAACTTCAAGTCAAGATATTACTAACTGGTTCCATTTTGGTGTTTATTTTTGCTTATAGTTTGGATTATATTGATATGTGGTTGCATTTCAACCAATAAATATTGAGAagtgttatgttcacaatattttcttaacaaatcataggtgattagttgttattaattcaaatttaaacctacCAATGAGATTactttttgccccaacaataacaacctgccacttaagatttattagtgaaaatgttgttgacataacatttttcaataTTAGTTTCAATTCCAATGAGATTTTCCTCTGGTAAATTTCGTTCATCTACTGTTGAACTTGTTCTAGCCTTCTAAGCCacctcatctttcttttttcttttttttgtcgtGTCCacctcatctttttttttttttttttcttttggtcgTGTCAATATTCTATTTGTTGAATACTCCTTTTAAGTTTAAAGTATATTAACAGAAAGTGACTCCTTGGAAAATTTTCAAGGAAGAAATTACAACACTTGAACCAAATTTCAAAGACAATAAgtaaattttgatatatttagGCAAACCAATCCTGTAATGTCTATCATTTATCATAGGGGAAGAATCCCTTCT
The sequence above is drawn from the Quercus lobata isolate SW786 chromosome 12, ValleyOak3.0 Primary Assembly, whole genome shotgun sequence genome and encodes:
- the LOC115971681 gene encoding probable disease resistance protein At1g62630 isoform X3 translates to MEMLGAILDLGKTILAPISEYYKYHRSVDEHMKNLKRKRDDLECKKSDIELKIRAELLPRKKLKREVKFWLQKVETINADIQNIEQEAERGKYFSRMHVGKFSCKKIQEVAELIDQSCGFGESLVIDPPVSYGDELPTGALVGESTAEITMENIWKHLLDEDCGMIGVYGMGGVGKTTITKHINNRLLKEKEKFNHVIWVTVSKAFDVIKLQNDIASKLDPNPLKSEDETTRAGKLYAALKEMKKWVLILDDLWSAFPLENIGIPEPTSENGCKLVLTTRDAKVCDGMNCKTIKVELLSIKESHDLFLKTVGCDVSNIPEDVVEGVVKQCARLPLAIITIAGSLKNVVDVFEWRNTLNELRTSTKGSAHVDAPVFKSLQFSYERLKDKKLQDCLLCCALYPEDYEIYRDELIEHLIGGKVIENMKSRQEELDQGHTLLNKLENACLLEGGSKDFEIKDILEKRRFVKMHDLIRDMALQIAGAKFLVLEDVPNEEEWGNDVEKVSLMCKRGSKFSYVSPKCPKLSTLLLRGYANIIPDSFFVHLKHLTSLRLIDSFLIRRVPSLAKLTELRSLDLSAESLEEIPHGLEMLVNLRYLNVYSIKTNQEKMPPGILPKLCQLQVLKLPFWGLEVNGEEVVRLKKLEWFEGEFDGVKGFNTYVESLEEGGPGHYIYAVNKKKPASQLGVAELGESVILSDCNICLLPKDVLALIISEGQKCGLSSDYWKKSVWFKGCEEIEYIHSSFDIFSLQSLEILDLYELNNLKGLFREEKVAPAPVVSLGTFSRLKQFSIEFCPNIKKLFPPGLLLDNLEQIRVCDCKQLEEILGGAEASDDEVEEEAKEIVEIFPQLRNLTLEYLPKLKTICSRSNVILCDSLDSIDIFECPKLKRLPLSLHLIDGELSSPPSSLQIYIKKERWELLEWDNHDMKMVLEPFIEWSQ